In the genome of Neofelis nebulosa isolate mNeoNeb1 chromosome 8, mNeoNeb1.pri, whole genome shotgun sequence, one region contains:
- the LOC131519439 gene encoding LOW QUALITY PROTEIN: olfactory receptor 6C6-like (The sequence of the model RefSeq protein was modified relative to this genomic sequence to represent the inferred CDS: deleted 1 base in 1 codon), whose product MRNQSREMEFILLGLTDDPQLQIVIFVFLFLNYVLSVMGNLSIILLTLLDPRLKTPMYFFLQNFSFLEASLTTVCIPRFLISIMTKNKTISYDSCASQLFFFLLLEITEFYLLAAMSFDRYVAICKPLHYPVIMNNKVCYQLLFSSWTSGFSIYISTIGLGTDLEFCASRVIDHFMCDISPVLQLSCTDTHFLELFSFVLAILTLLVTLLLVILSYTYIIKTILKIPSAQKRTKAFSTCSSHIIVVSLTYGSCIFNYIKPTAKERVTLSKGVTVIYTSVAPLLNPFIYTLRNQQVKQAFKDILQKTFSFFKK is encoded by the exons ATGAGGAATCAGTCAAGAGAGATGGAGTTCATTCTCCTAGGACTGACCGATGACCCACAACTGCAAATtgtgatttttgtatttctctttctaaattatGTGTTGAGTGTAATGGGGAACTTATCCATCATCCTTCTTACCTTGCTAGATCCCCGCCTCAAGACTCCcatgtattttttcctccaaaatttcTCCTTCTTGGAAGCTTCATTGACAACAGTCTGTATTCCCAGATTCCTGATAAGCATCATGACTAAAAACAAAACGATATCCTATGATAGTTGCGCATCTCagttattctttttcctcttattaGAAATTACAGAATTTTACCTACTGGCTGCCATGTCTTTTGACCGTTATGTAGCAATCTGCAAACCCCTACATTACCCAGTGATTATGAACAACAAAGTGTGTTACCAACTTCTATTTAGTTCATGGACATCAGGCTTTtctatttacatttccaccattGGCCTTGGGACTGAC TTGGAATTCTGTGCTTCCAGAGTAATTGATCATTTCATGTGTGACATTTCCCCTGTGCTGCAGCTTTCGTGCACTGACACTCATTTCctggaattattttcatttgtcttagcTATTTTAACCCTCCTGGTCACACTGCTGTTAGTGATTCTTTCTTACACATATATTATCAAGACCATTCTAAAAATCCCCTCTGCTCAGAAAAGAACAAAGGCTTTTTCTACTTGTTCTTCTCATATAATTGTGGTCTCCCTTACTTACGGTAGCTGTATCTTTAATTACATAAAACCAACAGCAAAGGAAAGGGTGACTTTATCCAAAGGTGTAACTGTTATCTATACCTCAGTTGCCCCTTTATTAAACCCTTTCATTTACACTCTAAGAAACCAGCAAGTGAAACAAGCCTTCAAAGATATACTCCAaaagactttctcttttttcaaaaaatga